ACTGGCAATAGCACTAAGTGAACCAGTAGTTCCTGTTGTTGAGCCTGCCAAGATGCATTCATCGTCGATGAAAGAAGACAATTTCTCATGTTTCGTGACGGAAGAAATCCTAATGCATGAGGTTGAAGATGGGGGTGCCGCTAATATCCAGGAACGACCACTTCTGATGGTAGAGAAGGTGGAGAAAGTAAGAACTACACTTGCTGATTTATTTGCAGCAGAAGCATTCTCATCTAGTGCTCCAGGGGAGAAGAATTGCCAGGATATCGTCATTGTTGCTGGGGCATCCACTTCGAAGCCTGCATTGTGCACTGAAAAGGCGCATAAAAAGAAACCAACGAAGCCAACACCAAAGCCACTGAAAGCCACAAGAAAATTAAGTCGGGTATGGCTTGCTTTCTTCGCTCATGTCTTATGTTTGTTTCAATTATCCGAATTTCCTATAAACATCGACAAGAATCTTTTGTGCTCCGATCAATGGCCAACTTAATCAACATATGATAGCAACTTGAAGTACTACAAACTCATCAGACATGATAACCCTCATATGATTACATCTTAAAGTCATACTCGTTGTCCAAAAAGAACAGAAGCTCATGAGAAGAATATGTTATAGCTTTATAAGTTGTGCCATATGTCCTAAACTGGAAAAGTTACATTGCGCTTCATATTTAGCAATCTCTTGCAACACTGGAAGTGGTCCAAGTTTATTATTTCATACCACATAGCTTCTTTATTCACACCAAGTGTATTTTACTGGATGGCTATCTAAGTATGCCTGATGTGTGTAGCCTATCTTGAGACTGAACCACTAATCTGCAATGCATCTGTTGGCTTTTGGTCGTCTTGTGAAACTAAGTAGGTCATGAGGAAGATGTTGGGGAAGAAAATCCACCCAGAGCAGCTCAATGGGCGTAGCAATGCAGAGGGCCCTCTTACTGCATGATGTACCTAGTCTTGCCGACAAGTTTGCTTCCCTATCTGGTAATATGCTTCCTGGAGTTTTCCTTTCAACCATGCTTTCAATTTCATATATTGGTGAGTCCTAAACAAGGATCAGCTGGCTATCAAATCAGCATGCTAGGTGTTTTGTGGACCATTGTGTACTGTTTCAATTTGTTCTTGGCTCTCGTTTCTTGGTTCCTAACAAAGTTATAATAttttggaaaaagtctatattacCCCCTCATCTATGGGGGTGGACTAAATAACCCCCAACCTATAAaacggtctatatcaccccctgaactttccaaaaccggtcaaattaccccctaaaacagttttgaaaaatcatagtaaatcacagaaaaatcataaaataaaaaattcaattgtgttggactccaaatgagtagatctactagtgaatatataatatggtatgctttagtttttttctgtgatttactatgatttttccaAACTGCTTTAGGGGATAATTTGACCGATTTTGGAAAGTttagggggtgatatagaccgtttcatagattggggggttatgtagtccaccccCATAGGTGAGGGGGTGATCCAGACTTTTTCCTAATATTTTCAGCATTAAATTTTAGAGTACATTGCCAAATCTAGATTTGTCAATCGATCATACAAATAGATATATGTTGAATCACAGCTGCAATTTAGAAACGAACATGCACTATGTGGCGACATTTCACTGGGACAGGAATATGTAAAATTTGTCAGCTCCCTTAAGGTGCATACAAAAGAAATGAAGAGTGCAGAAAAGTCGTTGGCTATATCAAGCTGTTCTTAGTGTCCGTAAAACGAAGTGATAATCTGAAAAGGAAATTTTTTATCACCTACTGCCTCCATTTATTTGGAGCTCACAAGACAGTCTAGCGGCTGCTTTCACCAAATATGACAGCACCCAAGAAAAATGTATCAATGCCTCCATTTATTGGGAGTTCACAGCTCAGTTAACTGATGCTTGCGCCACACACTATGACTCAAAATCTGACATGTCCCCTTGTCCTTTTGTTTTCGTATAAAGTTGTAACACCCTATCTTGATCCATTTCACAATAATTACCCTTTGGTCTCATGATGGCTTTAAAAAAAGGTCAACATAATGTAAATTTGATTGCTTAGGGATCATTGACcggttccaaaaaaaaaagattgcttAGGGATTTGTATCTCTAATCCTATCATGGAACTGCCAGTAGTTGGAGGAATGACACAAGATGAACCCGTACTGAGTAGCTAGAATAGAAAGCATGGGGTCCGACTAGAAGGTATTCCCCTCTGCCATGTCGCAGGGCTTCTTAGAAGCAAAATAAGGGCACGGTATTGTACCATTGCCTGCACCTAGTATTATAGCTGCACAACGACAAGCATGTCCTGGAAAAAGCTAGCAGACAGGCAACTAATCATGTTCATATAGTCTGTCCTGAGACCATTCCTTACTTGAGATATCAACCAAGCCAGTTGATGGATTGAGTCCAACAATGGCAAGGTTCCACTTCTCCCCCTGTATTGTGGGCCAACTCTCCTTGGATCTTTCGCTGCACCGATCTCATGATATATCATTACCGTATAGGCTCTAGAATATGTGGTTTACAATAGGTTCTGCATTtcatttcagaaaaaaaaacattgggtTAACATTAGATAAATTGCCGTCAAGTAAATGCTTGATTCTAGAGTGCATAGTAGTTTTTACTTTTTCTGAAGGAGAATTACTTGGATCTTATGGCACTCAGACAATAAGGATCATACTTAAGATTTTGCAGTGAATGAATTCGCATTTCACAACAAAGTCGTGATGCTTTTTTCATGGACTTGTGCAACTGATATTTTCTGAGTTAACGGTTGCTGTGTGGCAATTTTAGCTAACAAAAGCATTCTCTGCTGTTGCATTTCGCAGGTTTCATTGGATCCCTACGACTGAGATTCCTTGCCCGAGAGAAGCGTCCATGCATATGTTGACAGTGTTGAagtacctttttttttgttgccgTGTTTCGTCGCCGGTGAAGCATGAATAGCATTCTGCTTTCCCTATACATATATTCTCGTCGTGCCTATCTGCATGTAAAAATCAACTGCTGAGGTGTGTATGATCTTGTAAGGTGTCATTCTCCGGCGCGCTGTCGGCGCCGCACTGTCCCGTCGTCGCGGTATGTGTCGTAAAAAAAAAGTTAATAAACCTCCTCTGTTTATCCGTTGGCATGATCACTGGTTCGCCCTGTAACGCATGGAGGCCATGCCGATCTTGTGGCCGTCCGGTCCGCGCTGTGCGCCTGATGACGCTGCCGGCAGCTGCCGCGACACGGCACACGCCCCAGGTACGCCTCCCTCGCCCCGCCCCACGATGGCGCCCCGCGACGGGCGGAAGCGGACGAGCCCGCGGGGCGGCATCGGAGCGGAGCGGCAGACAGCAGGTCGCCGGTTCAACGCTGTCGCGGGGGAACAGTACGTGCCGCGCCCACTGATCCATCAGCATCAGTGCGCTGTCGTCGCGCGACGCGCGCGCCTTGGCGTACGGCCGTCCCAGGCCCCACAATGGGGGGCCTGAATCCGATCTAGCTTTTGGGCAAAGCGGTTTGATGCGATGCGCCGCTGGTGCTTGTGCCCTCCGTCTCCGTCGGTGGCGAGGGGCGACGCTTGCTTTGCGTCAGTGGCTACGGTGCCGTTCCGTCTATCTGTCCAGACTCGCAGAACGGATGAAGCTTGAATTGTTCGCTCCAAATTTCGCCGGGTGCAGTGGCTCTGGAACACGGTCAGACCTATATCTTTATCGTATGCCGAGTAAGGAGTGCACGGCAAACCCCCTCTGCCGCGTGGGCCCCCACGCCTCCTTTACCGTGTGCCTAGGCCTTTGACACATGGTGAAATCAaaatcttcgccgtgtgcctagccCTCGACACACGACGAATTATTACCAACGGCATCAGTgcgatgccgccgccgtcaaTTGGATGCCGCGCCATCTGCACGTCTTTTTGCCGTCGGGTCTTCGCCATCGGTCACGCTCGGCGACGTTTTCACCATGTGCTAGGCTTATTTCGTCGCATGCTttgacacacggcgaacactCGAAATCCGGTAGTGGTAGTGGTTGGAcagggcggagccaggatttgATCATTGGGGGGCTAAGCAGTTATTTGGGGGGCCAACAGTCTTACCGCAGGCTGCTGCTGGAGTAAATTCCACTTTTGATAATGATGCTAAGGGAGCATTAGGGGGATCAGCCCCCTGCCCGCCCCACCTTGTCTCCGCCCCCTGGGTTTACAGCTCATTATTGTACGTAGCCAGCACCGAACTTGGATCTTGACCCGATCGCGCAGACGATGATCTTGACCCTCGCACGGCACGATCCAACACTGGGCCGTGGCACCAATGCAAGTTTGACGCGTGATGGCTCTCTGTCAGTACATCTACTATAACTTCAAGCATCGGAATCTACAGCGACTTAGTGCTGTCTAGGATAAGATTTCgacactagctagctagtgttATAGACGCACTTATAGGACCATCCTTCCTCATTCCACTATAATATAATGGCTTGTGCTATCAAGTGAAGAATCATCGGATTGTACTAGCTAATGTGTGAACACTTGCTAAAGATTGGATGGTACAAATGACATGGATATAAGTTTAACTAGATTTCTCACGCGTTGTTGCGGGATTTGAGAGCGTTTTTTAATAAACTatcataaaaaatataataattctTTAAATAAAATGCTATAGAGAGCATGTAGTAAAACAAATAAGCACTTCGATCGAGTTtactaaaaaacaaaaaagaatagATTTTTTAGTAAAGAAAAGCTCGTATAAATGGTGTATTTGTAGAGATTACGTTGAAAGCCATACGAGAAAtctcttggatgaaaaataatAGATTTTTGAGTTATTCTTTAGTTAGAGAAGAAATAAACGAATAAGACATGCATTTCATGGATATAAGACGTGCACTAAGTTGATTGGATGGTTACAATAATAATAAAGGTGGTGTGGCTGATTCTTGAAAATAGAGAAATAATAATAAATCCTTATGGATCCCAATAGTGATGCATATGTTGAAGTAGCTGGATGAAGTAATTATATATATTCTAAATATTTTTATTAATGAATAAATTATTATAAATTAATGCTAGTGGATTGCATGATATGTTGCACATGAATAACAAAATGCTACTGTAATGTGTTTTAATTGTATGTGATAGTGCATTGCTGAGGTGGGCAGCTTGTATGTTGAGAGAAATCTCTAGTGGAGACCAACTATATAGGTTTTATGTTTTATAGATTAGGCCGCTAGGGTAGTAGGGGTGGGCACAATTTCCcgaacccgaactacccgaacccgaacccaaattacccgaacccgaattacCCGATCACTATTTCGGGTAGGAACTTGAGAAACTCCTTTAAAACCTAATAGATTATGGTCTAATCCACTCACTTGACCCCAACAACGCAATAAGAAATTTAGTTGTTATATTTATTGAttgcttgtttgtttgatttGTGCAATAATAGTGATATGTTGATCTTACTTTTGTATTTAATCCCTCTTTTTTACTTATTGCCTAATGGGAGAGACAATGATTTGGCAATTGATCGGGTATTTcggaaaaacccgaacccgtaTTGCTTTTTTCGGGTTAATTTCGGGTAGCTTTTTTAGATACCCGAATTTTCCATTACCCGAACGCCCAGGGCTATAGGGTAGTGCTCAACATTGTATTCAACTGTTATACATAGCTTTGCTGGCTTTCAGCTGATTATAAGTAGTTACCACCGAATTTGGTCCGAGTGCTTGGATCTTGATTGGGCCGACGACGAAAGCAGATCTCTGATGGGAGCAAGGAGCATACATGCCTGAATACTTTCATTATTGCGATTGATGTGCTTCAATTCCCTGCATTACCAGTAGAGGCTGCCAATGGTGGGCCTGCCACTAGGGCCACGCCCGGGCCATGGCTCTAGTCGTGGTCCAAAAAATTTGAAGCCCAATCCACAGTACACATAGGGCACACCTCGTTCCACTCGTCCGTGAAAAGCTGGATCTGCCAGGCCAGTGAGAGGCAGTGACCCATCACCCCCCCTCGCACGAATACTAGCAGCTATGCAGCCGAAGCACACGCGTGATGGCTTTCTTTCAAAGGATGTCACTACAACTTTAAGCATTAGATCTTGATTGAGTGCTGTCTGGGATAAGATTTCGACACTAGCTAGTGTTCGCATATAGTACCATGCTTCCACTGTAGTTTCTTTTTCTGAAGATTCTTTCACTGTGATGGTTGTCAAGAGGTGCTATTTTAAGCGTGTGCTGTCAAGTGAAGAATCATCGGATTGCACTCATGTGGGAACATTTACTGAAGATAGAAAAGACATGGATAGAGGCCTATAACTAAGTTTAGACCAGTAGGTAGAGCTGATCATTGTGTCAAATATTTTTACGAGCAAGGccttgtatttgataattattgtcccgccatgggttaactaggctcaaaagatttgtctcgaaaattatagaaaattatgtaattaattattttatttagctacatttaatacttcatgcatgcgttcaaagattcgatgtatGTGGCACTTTTGACTTATAATCTTTATgaaaatttaatatcaaaagtTATATATCCTGTAAATATTTTCTTCATAAATTTATAACAACAACCATGTGATGTCATTCTATATAACTTTTTATATATTGACAGGCCAAGTTAAAAGAAATTCGATCAACTAGAATCCTAAAATTTCccttcaaaaaattcctaaaatggACCATGCATGTTTTGAGTGGGAGTATTAGCGCAGCAAGTTTTATAGAGCTTGGTGTGCTGAACTTTTGTAACCCAACCTCTCTACTCAAGCTGGTAATGGTTTGGGTCACAACCGGCTCTGACAGTTTGGTTCTTACTGTGGGTCACTATTGTCCAGTGAGAAATGGTTTACATTGTAAAGTGGtctggcttggtttggttttgcTTGGAAAACAGATTGGCTGGTTTGGTCTTGGGCTTCGTCGCACTGCTtcatttccttttacctcgcgAAATAAATTGAGTTCTGTGGAAGGCTTGCAGCTAATATGTTGAAGCATTAATTTTAGGCAACACGCAAGTAAGATAGCACAGCATATATGGTTTGATAATGGAGCGGAAACCATAAAAAACAATGGGAACAATGGGTGCAGTTCGGTTTTGGTTTGAAAGCACTGGAAAATTAGTTTGGTTCGGTTTTTGAGGTACGTGGTTTGGTGTGGTGGGGTTTGTTTCGCATTTAGCTTGGTGCGGATTTGGTCTGGATGTCGGGCCATTAGCAGCTTGACTCTCTACAAAGAAAATGGTTTCAACACAATTGTGGTATACACTCTGTTtgtttggcttgtcagccaaccagccagcagtactgttctctcatattaaatcagcaccaaccaccagctaccagccaatcagcagtactgttctcttataacaaaccagcaccaaccaccagtcacagccaagcgaacacagcgataGGCTTCCAAGGGAATAGAGTCAGGGGCTTTTGCAGGATCTGGATGAGTGGTATTGTGGTATTGCGAAGGAGTATACCCGCAATCATACCCTATAGTCCTAGAGATGTGGGCTTCTGTTGACCCGCTAATAACAATTCTTGTGTCCATACTCCATAGTGTGGGTTGTGATCGCTCATGAGCATCGCATCGGCAGAATCTAGCAATTGGTTCTGTTGTGTACGTGCTCGTATGGCAACATCCAGTCATCAACATGCTCCAAACATAGAATTATATGGTGAGAACATGGCGTGACAAAAGGAGGGAAGACTGGTTTCTGATGGTAGGGTTCAAATTTcaataatttttcacaatttcCAACATGAAAGTATATAAGATTTGTATTTTCGTTGACTCAAATCGAAACCTCAATATTCATGTTAGACGACAATAGGCAACAACACATAAGGGAAACTTTAATTtccagcttctattcttctaaTGGTGTGGTAGTAGAACATTAAGAAAGTGTGACACTTCTAATGGAGACAAATATTTTGCAACATAATTAGTACGATTTACTTCAAGAATATGGAAAATCGAGCTATACTATCAACTCAGTTTGAGCAGTTTTGGTTTTGGTGTTGTTATGTAATGGAATATTTTTAGAAGTTGTAGTGCATTGGCACCTTGTTCGGGGGATATGGTGTGGTGTACACGAGCACTTATTACCGTCCtcttagaaagaaaaaaaatctaattcaATATAAATGGTACTTTCTTTTTCATGAGCACATGTTTCATTAAGAGATAAACGAAAtgcaagattttttttgttataaCTCAATCTTAGTATAATTCGATAGTGCAAGATTTTTTTGTTATAACTCAATCTTAGTATAATTCGATAGAACAACTTAGAATCTCTTGTATTTTAGAATAGAGGATGCAAATTAGCACGGTAAAACCGTATAAACACTATTCAACCTACCCCGTTGCACACCAGTAGTAGGAACTGAAAATACGGAACAAAGGGCCGGCAGAGGGGGAAATGACCAcggattttttttattaaaaaatgaaATAACCACCCGAGTATAGCCGATTAGCCGTCCATCTTGATCTGGACGGTCGAAACACTGCACGCCTCTCCCATCCACCTGTCACTTTTACGACCAACCCCCCCACATCACACACACCCCTGTTATAACAACAaactaccaccaccaccgtgTCGGGTCCAACTTCACTGACGTGAAGAAGCGAATGCACGAAGGTGAACAGTGATCTGAGTCTGGATGAATAGTGATACCTACCGTAAATCACTGTAGTTGGCACTGTTCACGGAACACTGTTCAAAAAGAGACTGTTTTGTACTGTAGCAGGGTGCTGTAGCAATCAATCCTGCCCATCCATCTCAGATCGGACGGCCCTTCAGCAAGTCAGGGAATCCCGATTGCACCATGTCCACCTCCgtctccgctgccgccgctgacGCCCTCGTACCAAgactcgccgctcgccgctcgccgccagcATCTCGCGTCCCGACAATCTGCCGCAGAAGAATCGGCCCCAGTCCCcgtctcttctcctcctcctccccctccttcccCATTCTACCAGCCGCGGCCatggccaccgacagcgccgcccccgccgggtCCAAGAGTAAGCTGCTCGTCTTCGATTCCGTGGAAGATCTCGCGGTGTCTCTGGCGAAGTACACCGCTGAGCTGTCTCAGAAGTTCGCCACCGAGAGGGGCGCCTTCACCGTCGTGCTCTCCGGCGGATCCCTCATCGACTCGCTCAGGTTCTTTGACGTCTCTCCCACCCCCACACAGATTGCGCCTTTTTTGGTTTCTCCGGGCTTCACCTTCACGGATCACGTAGAGATCTGTTGGTTTCACAGCAAGCTGACGGAGCCGCCGTACCTGGAATCGGTGGACTGGAGCAAGTGGCACGTCTTCTGGGTGGATGAGAGAGTCGTGCCCAAGGATCATGAGGATAGCAACTACAAGCTCGCCTTCGATGGGTTTCTCTCCAAGGTATTCTTTGCAATTTATTGTGTTTTTTTCAAGGCAATTCCTGTTCTCTGATTGGGTAATTGGGAGACGGGATCTTGTTGTGTAGGGTGATGGGGAGTGCAGAGTGAAGCGAATAACTCTTGTGTAAATCCAACGAATGCGAATTGTGTTGAGAACCTCTATTTCTGGAGATTGAACTAGTTGTGGTTACTAGGGGTGCAAATTGATGACCTTTAGGTGCACcatttgttcaaaattttgtactacttctccAAAATGAGATCTCAAATTTTGTACTACAAAatgttgaactaaagagggttggagtgGCACCTAAGAATCACCAATTGACACCCCTAGTGGTTACTCACCATTTTAGGAGCATAATGACAGTCAGAAGTCAGAACACTTGGAGATGGGTTATTTAGCTTTTTCTGTGATACGTATTGAGTAAAGTTAGAGCCTTAGAGGTGTCTAAACGCCTCAGTGGCGGACCTAGGATTGAAACTTAGGGTATGCCATGTCAAAATTTTAACATACAATTTGGTATTCGGTATTAgtaaatctaaaaaaattcaGTGCACAACAAAACAATTCCATGAGCAATTCGGTATGCAATAGCAATTAGGTTCAATACTTGCATAGATTACAATATAAATAGTAAAAGCACATTAAGTCTTAGAAATGCATAAAATAACCTTACACACCTACAATAGTTCAAAGAAATTACCTTATTTTTCTTATCAAAGAAATTAACCAAAGCCTGCAGGTGCTAGCTGGGAAGATTTGCTACTTGCGAAAAGGAAAAAAGGCAGGGTTAGATACGTAAAAGGATAAGGCTAGAGCTAGTTGTAGGCATCTAATTACTTCAGGGGGTTATCGGTGAAAAGCACAAGGCACTGAATCTACATAAACCATTATCGAGTCCTGCAAggatctttttgcaaaaagctTCAAGATCTGAGGCATGGCCGCTGATGGCACTGGCCTGTCTGCTCGCCGGCACTATGGTGATCAGGGACCAACGAAAAGAGGAGTAGAGGGAGGATTGTGAGGGGATTCCACGGAGGGGGCTCATCGGCGGTGGAGGACCATGGAGTCGGCCGGAATTTTGCGGCAACGGCCAGCGCTGCTGTACGGCAAAACCAGCGAGGGAACAGCGATGGCACAGGCGGCGGGGAAGAAGCAGCTTGTCAGGGTGGATGCTGTGGTGCCGTAGGCTTGGAGCGGTGCGCCCTTACCACGGCAAGTCGCGAGGCAGTGTTCCCGTGAGGAGTCGAGGAGCCGAGGGCGTTAGCTATGCCTTCCGCCGTTCCGCGCAGGCCGATTCCGAGGTGCGCCAGGTGGTCCTTATCTTAGGGTATGCCATGACATACCCGGACAACCCCGTAGGTTCGCCCCTGAAACGCCTTATCAAAGATTTTCACAAAAAAGCACCCTAGATTAAGATGCTATTCAATATATGTGCAACAACTGTGCTTAAATTATAGAAATGTGCACTTATGCTCTTTTAAATATTTGAAACTAGCAAGGTGACCCAcgctaatagcgcgggtagctagtatttctttaactttttttttaaaattaactGAAGAGATGTATTTGGCATTTTATTTATCTTTGGTTCGCTCTCATAGAGTACTACCTGCAGTTTCCATGTATAGGCGTTCATATCAATCATCAATTTTTAAGTTGCTTTGTTTCATATAATGTTGACATATTTTAATACTTTAACTTGCAATATCTAAATTTGAGGATTGAATTGAATATTAGGTCACCATAAGTATAGGTGCATATTGTACCACGTAATACTAAGTTTGATGATTAATAGTAATATAGGGTCACCTTGAATAcatgtttgtatttttctaatttttatgTAGTTATTAGATACATTTATATATGTGTGCGTGTCCGTGTTATTTTCAAAGCCTACAACTTGTAACTTAGATGGTGGACTTTGATTTGTGCCTTGCAATAATTTGATTTTTACTAAGCAAAAAGTCAAGCCTAGTTGGTCTAGTTTTTAGAGCATATGGATAGCATCGAACAAATCTAGATTTCACTCCTCATTACAGTAATTAAAACAGGCATAGATTAAATAAAAAGTTATATTAAAAAATAGGTTGGGGTCCTcaaaaatattatatttatttattttcacctatcgtagaaaaattatatataacATGTATTCTACattaatatatatacatatatataagtttttTATTCGGTCTAACCTATTTGTATTTTTCACACTTTGGTTTATGTACATTTTTCGTCTTTCGCCCACCTAACTACAGAAATTGGCTCACTTCAGAGTTGTGTCATATCGACAATGGATAGTTTCAAACATGTCTTTGTTGTTATCTCTAACTCTTTTCTTGACTTTCATTTTCTCTAGCTATTTTTACCAATTTCACTCTGtcattttcttcttccaca
This portion of the Panicum virgatum strain AP13 chromosome 2N, P.virgatum_v5, whole genome shotgun sequence genome encodes:
- the LOC120661324 gene encoding protein TILLER ANGLE CONTROL 1-like isoform X1 encodes the protein MILPTKKASVKNILVPLELHELQIGSEEMGLKVFHWLNRRMHPNTEYCTIHENKAAMEDKEDSVRQSVAEKDTEALLLRDVLLNGILAIGTLGHHVDSLCPEACIEEDDFLVMDEEVVVEEEKNEEEPRNEKVKEDAALAIALSEPVVPVVEPAKMHSSSMKEDNFSCFVTEEILMHEVEDGGAANIQERPLLMVEKVEKVRTTLADLFAAEAFSSSAPGEKNCQDIVIVAGASTSKPALCTEKAHKKKPTKPTPKPLKATRKLSRVMRKMLGKKIHPEQLNGRSNAEGPLTA
- the LOC120661324 gene encoding protein TILLER ANGLE CONTROL 1-like isoform X4; translated protein: MVFHWLNRRMHPNTEYCTIHENKAAMEDKEDSVRQSVAEKDTEALLLRDVLLNGILAIGTLGHHVDSLCPEACIEEDDFLVMDEEVVVEEEKNEEEPRNEKVKEDAALAIALSEPVVPVVEPAKMHSSSMKEDNFSCFVTEEILMHEVEDGGAANIQERPLLMVEKVEKVRTTLADLFAAEAFSSSAPGEKNCQDIVIVAGASTSKPALCTEKAHKKKPTKPTPKPLKATRKLSRVMRKMLGKKIHPEQLNGRSNAEGPLTA
- the LOC120661324 gene encoding protein TILLER ANGLE CONTROL 1-like isoform X3: MGLKVFHWLNRRMHPNTEYCTIHENKAAMEDKEDSVRQSVAEKDTEALLLRDVLLNGILAIGTLGHHVDSLCPEACIEEDDFLVMDEEVVVEEEKNEEEPRNEKVKEDAALAIALSEPVVPVVEPAKMHSSSMKEDNFSCFVTEEILMHEVEDGGAANIQERPLLMVEKVEKVRTTLADLFAAEAFSSSAPGEKNCQDIVIVAGASTSKPALCTEKAHKKKPTKPTPKPLKATRKLSRVMRKMLGKKIHPEQLNGRSNAEGPLTA
- the LOC120661324 gene encoding protein TILLER ANGLE CONTROL 1-like isoform X2, giving the protein MILPTKKASVKNILVPLELHELQIGSEEMGLKVFHWLNRRMHPNTEYCTIHENKAMEDKEDSVRQSVAEKDTEALLLRDVLLNGILAIGTLGHHVDSLCPEACIEEDDFLVMDEEVVVEEEKNEEEPRNEKVKEDAALAIALSEPVVPVVEPAKMHSSSMKEDNFSCFVTEEILMHEVEDGGAANIQERPLLMVEKVEKVRTTLADLFAAEAFSSSAPGEKNCQDIVIVAGASTSKPALCTEKAHKKKPTKPTPKPLKATRKLSRVMRKMLGKKIHPEQLNGRSNAEGPLTA
- the LOC120661324 gene encoding protein TILLER ANGLE CONTROL 1-like isoform X5, producing MVFHWLNRRMHPNTEYCTIHENKAMEDKEDSVRQSVAEKDTEALLLRDVLLNGILAIGTLGHHVDSLCPEACIEEDDFLVMDEEVVVEEEKNEEEPRNEKVKEDAALAIALSEPVVPVVEPAKMHSSSMKEDNFSCFVTEEILMHEVEDGGAANIQERPLLMVEKVEKVRTTLADLFAAEAFSSSAPGEKNCQDIVIVAGASTSKPALCTEKAHKKKPTKPTPKPLKATRKLSRVMRKMLGKKIHPEQLNGRSNAEGPLTA
- the LOC120661326 gene encoding probable 6-phosphogluconolactonase 4, chloroplastic, with amino-acid sequence MSTSVSAAAADALVPRLAARRSPPASRVPTICRRRIGPSPRLFSSSSPSFPILPAAAMATDSAAPAGSKSKLLVFDSVEDLAVSLAKYTAELSQKFATERGAFTVVLSGGSLIDSLSKLTEPPYLESVDWSKWHVFWVDERVVPKDHEDSNYKLAFDGFLSKVPIPPGQVYAINDALSAEGAADDYEACLKQLVKNGVIAMSTATGFPRFDLQLLGMGPDGHIASLFPGHPLVNEKERWVTYIKDSPKPPPERITFTFPVINSSAYIAMVVTGAGKAGPVQKALSDKQTSSDLLPVEMAVLQDGEFTWFTDKPAVSLLQNK